The following coding sequences are from one Triticum aestivum cultivar Chinese Spring chromosome 5A, IWGSC CS RefSeq v2.1, whole genome shotgun sequence window:
- the LOC123101281 gene encoding uncharacterized protein, whose product MENIKTIIKVVQDDRGCNAQLSEFCGHSADSREGYAELFLFVSLLALKVHLFRGTSSSSAADFWTGELNVVQVKLLVLPVGYCDHLVCVVCAKYHSVGKPAEVIEHERRWDGFRSRSVGSSRRKFVPDVDHPTVISTDPPLSYQAPSGLMTIARANIRPRARTFGVFHRAGHLPPTLSPGTCACTTGPEASCIPSPLLFRGTLYIDPLHLVRISQHYDELKGSFAHLPFSWRIKTSWRRSLEDIGLLKEKIPQVDINTSTSSRIGMNYVAGGSSFFTPTPPFPCTKFVQFWQKRILLQGHLPESSSTDLSSQKSGPTPGHPTRRSQHLHLSQFWPFSQHDEDINTTITLMTPAVTYMGLITRARARQLNYQVLSFFGNDSNVHENTMLSKLDTFVLLTNEVPSLHKRDEHWSMIKHGDDDMRKGNKNRVFGGVFSIFEPP is encoded by the exons ATGGAGAACATCAAAACTATCATCAAGGTAGTACAAGATGATCGAGGTTGTAATGCACAACTGTCTGAGTTCTGTGGGCATTCTGCTGATTCCAGA GAGGGGTATGCTGAACTATTCCTCTTCGTGTCACTGTTGGCCTTAAAAGTCCATCTATTCCGTGGCACCTCAAGTTCCTCAGCGGCAGATTTCTGGACTGGTGAGCTCAATGTTGTTCAAGTAAAGCTTCTGGTGCTCCCTGTTGGTTACTGTGATCATCTGGTTTGTGTGGTGTGTGCGAAGTATCATTCTGTTGGGAAGCCGGCTGAGGTCATTGAACATGAGAGGCGCTGGGATGGATTCCGCAGCCGGAGTGTAGGCAGTAGCAGAAG GAAGTTTGTTCCTGATGTGGATCATCCCACGGTCATCTCCACGGACCCACCATTGTCTTATCAAGCACCAAGTGGACTGATGACAATAGCTCGTGCGAACATTCGGCCTAGGGCCCGGACATTTGGGGTCTTTCATCGGGCTGGACATCTGCCCCCAACCTTGTCACCCGGCACCTGTGCATGCACAACCGGGCCAGAGGCTTCATGTATCCCCTCTCCTCTCTTATTTCGTGGAACACTATATATAGACCCGCTCCATCTAGTTAGGATCAGCCAACATTATGATGAATTAAAGGGGAGCTTTGCTCATCTACCCTTCTCTTGGAGAATCAAGACCTCTTGGAGAAGATCCCTCGAGGATATTGGCCTCCTtaaggagaagatcccccaagtggatatCAACACCTCAACTTCttcaaggattgggatgaacta TGTTGCAGGTGGATCTAGCTTCTTCACACCAACCCCACCATTTCCATGCACGAAATTTGTCCAATTTTGGCAAAAAAGAATTCTTCTCCAAGGTCATCTCCCCGAGAGTTCTTCCACGGATCTCAGCAGCCAAAAATCCGGCCCGACGCCTGGACATCCGACACGTCGCAGCCAACACCTCCACCTTTCCCAATTTTGGCCGTTTTCCcaacatgatgaggacatcaataccacaaTTACACTCATGACCCCTGCTGTTACATACATGGGACTAatcactagagctcgcgcacgccaattaaattaccaggtactttcgttttttggtaacgattctaatgttcatgagaatacgatgctgtccaaattagatacatttgttttgcttacaaatgaagtgcCTAGCTTAcacaagagggatgaacattggagcatgatcaagcatggagatgatgacatgcgcaaggggaacaagaacagagtttttGGTGGAGTTTTCAGCATTTTTGAGCCACCATGA